The Vulcanimicrobium alpinum sequence GCGCGGCGACGCGCGGAAGACCTCGGAGCCGAAGCGCGCGATGTCGTACTCTGGCGCCGTCGCGGTCATCATCTCGATGGCGCAGCACGCCAGCCCCATCGTCAGCGGCCACACGCTCGAGGCTTGCGCCCAGCGGGCCACCGAGTCGACGGTAGTGAGGAGAAAATCGCCGGCGCCGTTCCCTAGCGCCACTGGAACCCGCCTCGCTTCCACACGTACGCGTACCCGATCGCGAGCACGATGACGAACATCAGCATCTCCGCGAGGCCAAACACCCGCAGCTGGTGCATCTGCACCGCCCACGGATAGAAGGACGCGGCTTCGACGTCGAAGATCACGAACAGCATCGCGACCAGGTAGAATCGAACCGGGAAGCGGCCGGAGACGTCGGAGGTCGGCTCGACGCCGCACTCGTACGCTTCCGACTTGGCGGGATTCGGTTTCTTGCGGGCGGCCAGACCCGGAAGCAGGCAGAACGCCGTCGCCGCCAGGAACGCGATGGCCAGGTAGATTGCGACCGGACCGTAGGGAGACATCGAACTGAAGTATTACACGACACCGATCCGGCGGGCCTCCGTCATCGGTCTGCTCGCGTCCGCGGTGGTGCTGATGGGCGCCAAGGGCTGCGAGAATCCCAACGGCCAGGGGGTCGCCGATTTCGGCAGCGTGACCGGGCGCGTCGTCGACGCGAAGTCGCTCCAGCCGATCGGCGCGTTCACCGTGGCGATCGGCGGCCAGAGCCGCACCGTCTCGCCGGCGCAGAAGGGCGCGTTCTCGGTCGACAAGGTCCCGGCCGGGACGCAGACGCTCACGATCTACGCGATCGGGTATCAGACGTACTCGCTCCCGGGCGTGGTCGTTCAGAAAGACCAGACGACGGTCGTCCCGCAGGACATCGGGATCGTTTCGACCGCGCCGCAGTAAACCCTCCCCAACCCGGCGCGCGTTCGCCGGGTCGTATGTCGTGCATGACGGTGGTGCTCGACGTCCTCGCCGGCGCGGCGGGGTTCATCTGCGTAGCGGTGGCGATCAGCGATCTGTTCGCGACGGTGATCGTCCCGCGCTCGGTCGGCGGCCCCTGGCGGCCCAGCGCCGTCATCACGCGCAACCTGTGGCGGCGCTGGCGCGAGGCCGCGATGCGGATCCCCGACATGGAGCGCCGCGAGGACACCCCGGGGGTGTTCGCGCCGACGCTGATGGTCACGCTGCTGGTGTTCTGGATCAGCGCGCAGGTGATCGGCTACGGGCTCATCTTCTGGGCGCTGCGCGACGGGATCCGGCCGCCGCTTCCCAACCTCGGGAGCGCGCTGTATTTCGCCGGAACGTCCCTGCTCACGATCGGCTACGGCGATTTCGCGCCCGAGCACCTCGCGACTCGGGCGCTGGCGATGCTCTCGGCGGTCGGCGGGCTGAGCACGTTCGCGATCGTGACGACCTTCTGGTTCCAGACCTTCGGCGCGTTCCAGCGCCGCGAAGCGTTCGTGGTGACGATCTCCGAACGCACCGGCGCACCGCCGAGCGGGCTCGAGTTCGTCAAGCGGCACATCAAGCTCGGGCTGATGGACGACGTCGAGATCATCCTGCGCGACGGCCAGCGCTGGATCGCCGAAGTGATGGAGACGCACCTCGCGTACCCGGTGCTTGCATATTTTCGCTCCAGCCACGATGACGAGTCGTGGATCGGAACGATCGGCGCGATGCTCGACGCGTCGACGCTCTTGGTGACGACGATCGACCTGGACCATCGCGGTCAGGCCGAGATGACGCTGCGCATCGGGACGCACCTCGTCCGCGACTTCACCGGCTTCTTCCGCCTGCCGACCGGCGACGCGAGCGGCGTCGAGTACGACGAGTTCGTCGCCGCCTATCGCTCGCTGCGCGAACTCGGCGTCCCGCTGCACCCGCTCGACGACGCGTGGCCGGCGTTCTCGGCGACGCGCGCGAAGTATGCGGTCCCCCTCGACGCGATGGCCCGCTGGTGGCGGATCCCGCCCGCGCGCTGGGTCGGCGACCGCTCGCGCATCCGCGTCCACGTGAACGTCGGCGTTCCCCGCGAGCCCGACGCTCCCGTGTCACGCTGAGCGTGACGCCGCTCAGCGTGAGCGGCGAGGGTGCTGCGCGAGGAAGCGGTTTGCTTCGTCGATCGGCGTGGCGAAGCCGATCGCGCGCTCTTCATCGAAACGCGATTGCGCGATCGCGATGACGTCGCCGGAAGTCGCGTCGAACACCGGTCCGCCGCTCTCACCCGGCACGATCGGCACGTCGACTTCGATCGCGTTCTTGCGAAAGCTCGCGATGCGCCCCGCGTACATCGAAACGGTCCGCCCGAGCCGTTCGTCGTCGAACGCGTCGGGGACGGGATAGCCGAGCACGCCAATCGGCGTGCCGGGTGCCAGCCGCGCGATCGAACCGAGCCGCGCCGCGCGCTGGTTCGCGAGCGGCACGTCGACGATCGCGAGGTCGCGATCGTCGCCCGTCGTCGCGACGACGCGAGCCGGCGCGTGCGGACCGTCGCCGATCGTTGCGACCAGGCGCCGCGCCCCAGCGATCACGTGCGCGTCGGTGATGACGCGCGTCCCCCACGCGCCGCTGTCGACGACGATCCCGCTCCCGTACGCGTCGTCCCACTGCCCTTTGCGTTCGGGATCCTCCGACGGAACCCGCATCGTGAACAGCACGACCGACGGATGGAGCCGCTCGTACGCGACGACGTAGCGGTCGCGCTCGTCCGTCGTCGCGCGCGCCTTGCTGCAGCCCGCGAGGAATGCAGCCGCGAGCGCAGCGACGACCGCACGGCGCGGGGTCACTGCAGGCGTTCCGCTGCCGCGGTGCGCCGTGCCGCGATCGCCGCGCGCAGCATGTCGATGCCGACGCCCGTGGCAGCGCTGACTTCGAGCGCGCCGGGCGGCAGCGCTGCACGTGCGGCCGGATCGAGCCGGTCGACTTTGTTGAACACGTCGAGGTACGGCTTCGCGTCGAGTCCGAGCTCGTGCAGCGTCGTTTCCACCGACGCCTTCTGGCGCGGCCAATCGGGATTCGATGCGTCGGAGACGTGCAGCAGCAGATCAGCGTTTTCGAGTTCTTCGAGCGTGGCGCGGAACGCGTTCACAAGCTCCTGCGGAAGCGCGGTGATGAAGCCGACCGTGTCGGCCAGGCGCACGTTGACGCCCGGTGCGACGTACGCGCGCCGCAAGGTGGGATCGAGCGTCGCGAACGGCCGGTCGGCGACGAACGCGCCCTCGTTGACGCCGGAACCGGCGAGCCGGTTCAAGAGCGACGACTTCCCCACGTTGGTGTAGCCGACCAGCGCGACGAACGGATCGCGGCCGCGTCCCCCTCGCCGCGTCTCGCGCTGGCGGCGCACGTCGTCGAGCTGTTTCTGCAGCAAGGTCACGCGCTGCGCGATCCGGCGGCGGTCGGTCTCCAGCTTCGTCTCGCCGGGGCCGCGCGTGCCCACGCCGCCGCCGAGCCGCGAGAGCGCCGCACCGACGCCGATCAGGTTCGATTGCCGGTAGCGCAATTGCGCGAGCTCGACTTGCAGCTGGCCTTCGCGCGAGCGCGCGTGTTGCGCGAAGATGTCGAGGATCAGCATCGTGCGGTCGACGATCGGGAGCGGGACGATCTTCTCGAGGTTGGTGCGCTGGCGCGGCCGCAGATCGTTGAAGACGAACAGCACGTCGGCCCGCGCCGCCTCCGCGCGTTCCGCGATCTCGCGCGCTTTGCCGCTGCCGACCAGCGTCGCCGGATCGACGTGCGGCAGCCGTTGGATCACTTCGTCGACGATGATCGCGCCGGCGGCATCGGCGAGCGCCGTGAACTCCGCGAGCTCGGGCGCGAGCGGACGCTGCGGATCCTGCGTGTCGACGGCGACGACGAGCGCGCGCTGCGCCTGCGGTCTGGTGGGATAGAGGCGGCGGTGTTCGTTCATGCCGGAACCTCCGCGAACGCGGCGATCAGCCAGGCGAGGCCGTCGTTGTAGCGCGGCCCGGGCCGTTCGAGGATCGCTGGATCGCGCAGCGTGAAGATGCGGTGTTCGCGCACCGCGCGCAGACCGTTCCACGGCGCGCGGTCGAGCACGGCCTCCAAGTGCACGGCGGGATCGACGATCAGCACGTCGGGCTGGCGCGCGAGCAGCGTTTCGCCGCTGTACCGCGCGTACGGGAGCGTGACGTCGTCGGCCGCGTTGCGGCCGCCGGCGAGCGCGATCAGGTTCGCGATGTACGAGCCGCGGCCGACGGTGAAGATCGGTGCGGCGCCGAGCACCACGAACGCGGTCGGCGGCCGCGCGCGCGAACGCACCGTCCGGCGCAGCGCCGCGGTGCGCGCCTGCAGCCGCTCGATCAGCGCGTTCGCTTCGCTCACGTGACCGGTGAGGCGTCCGATCGTGCGGAGGTTGCGCGCGATGTCGTCGTAGGCGTCGTCGGGGAGCAGCACGGATCGCACGCCGGCGCGCGCCAGCTCGGCGGCGAACGTTCGCTGTGCCGGAATTCCGATTGCGAGATCCGGGTGCAGCGCGACGATGCGCTCGGCGTCGATCGATCCCGCCGAGACGACCGCCGGCAGACGCGCGGCCGACGGCGGATAATCGGTGAACGCCGAGACGGCGACGACGCGCGGCCCGGCGCCGATCGCAAAGAGGTCTTCGGTCACGGAGGGGATCATCGCGACGATGCGCTGCGCCGGAGGCGACGCATTCGGCGAGGCGGCGACCGTCGCGAGCAGCGCCGCGGCGAGCAGTGCCGCCGCCGGAAACCGCACGATCACGAACGCACCTCGCCGACCGGCGTCCCGATCGCGCGCACGTCGATCGCGTAGCCGGCGACGACCAGTTCGACGCGGTCGGCACGGCGTGCGATCGCCTGCGTCATCCGTCCGAGCGCATCCCGGAAGATCCGGCCGAGCGGCGTCGGCGGCACGACGCCCCAGCCCGTCTCTTCCGCGACGACGATCGCGTCGGCCGCCGTGCGGGCGAGCGCGTCGGCGAGCGCCGCGCCTTGCGCGTCGAGCGCGTCGAGCGTCGCCACGATGTCGCGCTCGGCCCACGCGCTCCACTCGTGGAGCTGGGCGGCGATCCACGTCCCAAGGGCGTCGATCAGCACGCAGCTCCCCGGCGGCGCTTCCTCGAGAACGGTCACGAGCGACGGCGTCCGCGGTCCGGCGGTTTCGACGAGGGTCCACCCCGCCGGACGGTCGCGGCGATGGCGCTCGATGCGATCGACCATCTCGGCGTCGCCGGGATCGACGGCCGCCGTCGCCGCGACGAGCACGGGCCGCCCGCTTGCGTGCGCGAGCGCCTGCGCGCGGGCGCTCTTGCCGGCACGCACCGGACCGAGGACGAGAGTGAGCATGACGTGCGCTTCGCCGCCGGGATCGCGTGCACCAGGAACTTCTTGCCGCGGCGCGTGAAGTGCGAATCCGAGTTCGCGTGCGCGGGAAGCCGGTGAGAATCCGGCACGGTCGCGCCACTGTCAGCGGGGAGCCGCTGCACGTCACGGTCCCACGGGATTGGAAGGCGGCAGCACCAGGCGCCGATCCGCGGAGTCAGGATACCGGCGCGCGGACGCTGCACCCCGATCCCTCGCGCATAGGGAAGGACTCCGATGACCCTCCGCACATCGGCGGCGCTCGCCGCCGCACTCGCGGCATTCTGCGCCGCGCCGGCGCTCGCGCAGAACGCGCCCGCCGCATCGCCCGTACCGTCGCCTTCGGCGACGCCGCTTGCCGAGATCGGCCGCACCGTCGTCACCAGCGACCGCGTCGCCGAGCCGATCGGGCGCTCGTCGCGTCCGACGTTCGTCGTCGACCGCCCGCACCTCGACGCGTACGGTGCGCGCACGCTCGGCGACGCGCTCGGCGACGTCCCCGGCGCGAACCTCTTTCCGTACGGCGCGTTCGGCGCTCAGGTCGACTACGGTCTGCGCGGCACCACGTCGGCGGAGACGCTCGTCCTGATGAACGGCGTCCCGATCTCCTCCGCCTCGAACGGGATCACCGATCTCGGGACGCTGCCGCTGCTCGGCGTCTCGCGCATCGAAGTCGTCGAGAGCGGATCGTCGACGCTGTACGGTTCGAGCGCGACCGGAGGCGTGATCAACGTGATCACCGGCGGCCGCGTGCAGCCGTATGCGCGCATCGCCGCCGGCTCGCTCGGTGACCGCGACGCCGCCGCGGGAACGAGCCTCGGCGGCTTTTCGGTCTTCATCGAACGGCGCGTCGCGACGAACGCGTACGCCTATCCGTCGTTTCACACCAGCCTCACCGACGCCACGCCGGCCGGAACGCGCGCCAACGCCGACGCGATGCAGAGCGCGGTGCGGCTCGCGTACGACCGCGCGCTCGGCGAGCGGTGGCGTCTCCACGCGGGCGCCGACGCCGACGCCTATCACGCCGGCGTACCAGGGTCGCTCGCGTTCGGGCTGACGCCGCTCGCGCGACAGAACCAGAATCGGGGCAACGTTGCGGCGGCGTTCGAACGCTACGGCGACCGCGATACGTTCACCGCGACGCTCTCCGGGGCGACGCAGAATCTTGCCTACGGCGATCCGTCGATCGGCGGGGAATACGACACGCTCGACCGGCGCGTCGGCCTCTCGTTCAAGGACGCCCGTGCGTGGGGTCGCAGCGACCTCGTCGCCGGGCTCGATCTCGCGCGCGAGAACGCGCTGCTGACCTTCGCCGGAACCGGGGCACCGCTGGCGCAGACGCAGGCGCAGAGCGCGGCCTACGTGCAGTTCGGACGCGATCTCTCCGCGGCGACGCGGATCACGCTGGGCGTGCGCGGCGAACACGATGCGCCGATCGCCTCGGCGCTGATCCCGTCGATCGGCGCGATCACCTCGATCGGCGCCGCGCGCCTGAGCGCGAACTACGGTGCGAGCTTCCGCGTCCCGACGATCATCGATCTCTACTATCCCGGCGCGTCGAACCCGTCGCTCAAGCCCGAGCGGCTGCGCAACGCCGACACCACGCTCGCGTTTCCGTCGTTCGGCGGCGGCGTCTCGCTGGGCTGGTTCGGACGGCACGGGAACAACCTCATCGTCCTCGACGACAACTTCATTCCGCAGAACACGCAGCACGCGTCGGTCGAAGGGCTGCAGTTCACCGCGGCGACGCGACCGCTGTTCCACGTGCGCGCGAGTGCGAGCCTCACCGACGTCTACCGCGCGCTCGATACCGATACCGGACTGCGGCTGCCGCGCACGCCCCCGGTTCGTGCCACGCTCGCGCTCGATCGCCCGTTCGACGGCGGACGGTTCGCGTACGGCGCGCGCGCGCTCGTTGCGGGATCGCAGGGTCATGCGCCGTCGGCGATCGGCGTCCCGGATGCGTACGCGACCGCCGACGCTTACCTGCGGTACCGCTTCGGTCCCGCATCGATCCTCAGCGTGCGCGTGCGCAACCTCGGCGACGAACGCTACACGGCGGTCCCTGGGTATCCCGAGCCGGGCCGTACGTTCTCGCTCGAGCTTGCGACCCGCTAAGCGCCCGCGCGCAGCCGTCGATCCTCGGCCGCGCGAGGGCGAATGCTATTGGGAGAACGGCCTGCTGGTCTTCACCGCGGCGTACCATTTGCGCCGCGGCTGGTGCTGCGGCGGCGGCTGCCGGCATTGTCCGTATCGCAACGACGTCGCCGACCCGCAGAAAAAATGACTTGTTCGGCGCGACGGTTCCGACTACGCTGGCGGTGATGCCGCCTGGCGCGAACACCGCTGCCTAACTCTTTCTCGACCTGCAGGACGAAATCGTCAAGAACAGCCGCGCGCTCCCGCTAGCGCGCCTGCGGCGCACGAGCAGCGCGCTCGCGAAATGGCGGCGCTCAACCACCTGCCGGTTTGGCTCTCGTCGCTGCCTCCCGGCGGCGCGTATCTCACCGAGGTGCTCGAACCGCTGGGAGGGCCTGCACCGCGCCCGCGGACGCAGACGACCGCCGTCGCCGACGCGGGACGCGTCGAGGCGATCGCGGGGAGCGGTCGTAAAACGCTGATCCTCGTCGGCGTCGTAAGCGAGATCGTCGTGCAGCGCACGGCGCTCGATGCGCTCGTCGCCGGCTACGAGGTGCTCGTCGCCGTCAATACTTGCGGCGGCATCGACGCGCGCACGGAGGACGCGGCTGGCGCCGCATCGCGGCCGCCGGCGGCACGACGACGTCGTCGACGACCTTCGACGCCGAACTCGCCGGCGTTACGCCAGGCATCGTCTACGAAACGATCGCTGCCGCGTCGGCATAGCGGTCCGCGTCCGGCTACGCGGTCCCCTTGCGCGCGCGACGGCGCGGGATCGCGACCATCGCGCCGTCGGTCGTGCGGCGCACCGCGATCTCGGCGCCGTAGGCGCGCGTCAGCAGGTCTGCGCGCACGACCTCCGCGACGGGTCCGTCGGCGAGGACCGTTCCGTCGCCGACGAGCACGATACGATCGACCGACGCAACCGCGAGGTTGAGATCGTGCAGCACCACCGCGATCGCCGCACCGTCGTCGGCGAGGCCGCGCAGGATGTCGAGCGTCGCGTACGCGCCGGCGAGATCGAGGTGGCTTGTCGGCTCGTCGAGGAGCAGCGTCGGCGCCTGCTGCGCGAGCGCGCTCGCGATCCACACCCGCTGGCGTTCACCGCTGGAAAGCGTTGCGATGCGGCGTAACGCGAACTCGGTCAGGTCGAGCCGTGCGAGCGCAGCGTCGACGATCGCTTCGTCGTCGGGCTGATCGCCCCACTGCCACCACGGACGATGCGGGAGGCGTCCGAGCGCAACGGCTTCGCGCACCAGCACGTCGTCGTCGGCGTGTTCTTCCGCCGGCACGAGCGCGATGCGCCGCGCGCGTGCGCCGGGCGTGAGAGCGTGCGCGGGAACGCCGTCGATCGCGACCGTCCCGCCGTGCAGCGGGATCGTCCCGGCAAGCGCGCGCAGGAGCGTCGATTTCCCCGATCCGTTCGGCCCGACGATCGCGACGAGCTCGCGCGGCCGGAGCGTCAGGTCGACGTCGCGCAGGACGACGCGTTCGCGATAACCCAGCACGAGCGCGCGCGCCTCGATCATGCGATCCGGCTCCGCCGCAACGCGATGTAGAGAAACGCGGGGACGCCGAGCAGCGAGAGGAGCACCCCGATCGGCAGTTCC is a genomic window containing:
- a CDS encoding carboxypeptidase-like regulatory domain-containing protein, whose amino-acid sequence is MGAKGCENPNGQGVADFGSVTGRVVDAKSLQPIGAFTVAIGGQSRTVSPAQKGAFSVDKVPAGTQTLTIYAIGYQTYSLPGVVVQKDQTTVVPQDIGIVSTAPQ
- the hflX gene encoding GTPase HflX encodes the protein MNEHRRLYPTRPQAQRALVVAVDTQDPQRPLAPELAEFTALADAAGAIIVDEVIQRLPHVDPATLVGSGKAREIAERAEAARADVLFVFNDLRPRQRTNLEKIVPLPIVDRTMLILDIFAQHARSREGQLQVELAQLRYRQSNLIGVGAALSRLGGGVGTRGPGETKLETDRRRIAQRVTLLQKQLDDVRRQRETRRGGRGRDPFVALVGYTNVGKSSLLNRLAGSGVNEGAFVADRPFATLDPTLRRAYVAPGVNVRLADTVGFITALPQELVNAFRATLEELENADLLLHVSDASNPDWPRQKASVETTLHELGLDAKPYLDVFNKVDRLDPAARAALPPGALEVSAATGVGIDMLRAAIAARRTAAAERLQ
- a CDS encoding ABC transporter substrate-binding protein, whose translation is MIVRFPAAALLAAALLATVAASPNASPPAQRIVAMIPSVTEDLFAIGAGPRVVAVSAFTDYPPSAARLPAVVSAGSIDAERIVALHPDLAIGIPAQRTFAAELARAGVRSVLLPDDAYDDIARNLRTIGRLTGHVSEANALIERLQARTAALRRTVRSRARPPTAFVVLGAAPIFTVGRGSYIANLIALAGGRNAADDVTLPYARYSGETLLARQPDVLIVDPAVHLEAVLDRAPWNGLRAVREHRIFTLRDPAILERPGPRYNDGLAWLIAAFAEVPA
- a CDS encoding potassium channel family protein, producing the protein MTVVLDVLAGAAGFICVAVAISDLFATVIVPRSVGGPWRPSAVITRNLWRRWREAAMRIPDMERREDTPGVFAPTLMVTLLVFWISAQVIGYGLIFWALRDGIRPPLPNLGSALYFAGTSLLTIGYGDFAPEHLATRALAMLSAVGGLSTFAIVTTFWFQTFGAFQRREAFVVTISERTGAPPSGLEFVKRHIKLGLMDDVEIILRDGQRWIAEVMETHLAYPVLAYFRSSHDDESWIGTIGAMLDASTLLVTTIDLDHRGQAEMTLRIGTHLVRDFTGFFRLPTGDASGVEYDEFVAAYRSLRELGVPLHPLDDAWPAFSATRAKYAVPLDAMARWWRIPPARWVGDRSRIRVHVNVGVPREPDAPVSR
- a CDS encoding S1C family serine protease → MTPRRAVVAALAAAFLAGCSKARATTDERDRYVVAYERLHPSVVLFTMRVPSEDPERKGQWDDAYGSGIVVDSGAWGTRVITDAHVIAGARRLVATIGDGPHAPARVVATTGDDRDLAIVDVPLANQRAARLGSIARLAPGTPIGVLGYPVPDAFDDERLGRTVSMYAGRIASFRKNAIEVDVPIVPGESGGPVFDATSGDVIAIAQSRFDEERAIGFATPIDEANRFLAQHPRRSR
- a CDS encoding TonB-dependent receptor plug domain-containing protein, whose amino-acid sequence is MTLRTSAALAAALAAFCAAPALAQNAPAASPVPSPSATPLAEIGRTVVTSDRVAEPIGRSSRPTFVVDRPHLDAYGARTLGDALGDVPGANLFPYGAFGAQVDYGLRGTTSAETLVLMNGVPISSASNGITDLGTLPLLGVSRIEVVESGSSTLYGSSATGGVINVITGGRVQPYARIAAGSLGDRDAAAGTSLGGFSVFIERRVATNAYAYPSFHTSLTDATPAGTRANADAMQSAVRLAYDRALGERWRLHAGADADAYHAGVPGSLAFGLTPLARQNQNRGNVAAAFERYGDRDTFTATLSGATQNLAYGDPSIGGEYDTLDRRVGLSFKDARAWGRSDLVAGLDLARENALLTFAGTGAPLAQTQAQSAAYVQFGRDLSAATRITLGVRGEHDAPIASALIPSIGAITSIGAARLSANYGASFRVPTIIDLYYPGASNPSLKPERLRNADTTLAFPSFGGGVSLGWFGRHGNNLIVLDDNFIPQNTQHASVEGLQFTAATRPLFHVRASASLTDVYRALDTDTGLRLPRTPPVRATLALDRPFDGGRFAYGARALVAGSQGHAPSAIGVPDAYATADAYLRYRFGPASILSVRVRNLGDERYTAVPGYPEPGRTFSLELATR
- a CDS encoding ABC transporter ATP-binding protein, which produces MIEARALVLGYRERVVLRDVDLTLRPRELVAIVGPNGSGKSTLLRALAGTIPLHGGTVAIDGVPAHALTPGARARRIALVPAEEHADDDVLVREAVALGRLPHRPWWQWGDQPDDEAIVDAALARLDLTEFALRRIATLSSGERQRVWIASALAQQAPTLLLDEPTSHLDLAGAYATLDILRGLADDGAAIAVVLHDLNLAVASVDRIVLVGDGTVLADGPVAEVVRADLLTRAYGAEIAVRRTTDGAMVAIPRRRARKGTA
- a CDS encoding bifunctional adenosylcobinamide kinase/adenosylcobinamide-phosphate guanylyltransferase, with protein sequence MLTLVLGPVRAGKSARAQALAHASGRPVLVAATAAVDPGDAEMVDRIERHRRDRPAGWTLVETAGPRTPSLVTVLEEAPPGSCVLIDALGTWIAAQLHEWSAWAERDIVATLDALDAQGAALADALARTAADAIVVAEETGWGVVPPTPLGRIFRDALGRMTQAIARRADRVELVVAGYAIDVRAIGTPVGEVRS
- a CDS encoding DUF5522 domain-containing protein yields the protein MRPAKRPRAAVDPRPREGECYWENGLLVFTAAYHLRRGWCCGGGCRHCPYRNDVADPQKK
- a CDS encoding NADH-quinone oxidoreductase subunit A; translated protein: MSPYGPVAIYLAIAFLAATAFCLLPGLAARKKPNPAKSEAYECGVEPTSDVSGRFPVRFYLVAMLFVIFDVEAASFYPWAVQMHQLRVFGLAEMLMFVIVLAIGYAYVWKRGGFQWR